A stretch of Caldanaerobius polysaccharolyticus DSM 13641 DNA encodes these proteins:
- a CDS encoding prohead protease/major capsid protein fusion protein: MPDKPKTGIQQNRTIEMAVREVKAEERRVTVSFSSEQPVDRWYGIEILQHDEGNVNLERLNSIGVALFNHNRDYVIGRIENARLAADEKRAYADIVFDTDPEADLIYQKVKNGTLKGVSVGYTVDVWEEVAAGKTSSNGRFLGPAYVATKWTPLEISIVSVPADDTVGVGREVEEPKPIKEEEKIMGEENRDKTLQVSEPVDLEAEREKVIQAERQRVSEITALCRDFEIAPDEYIKSGATIDQVRAKILEKLKAERKPSAAPVPDVRIEKEEADKFREAATDAILLRSGIKLDKPADGARDLRGMKLRDLAIECLIRAGRSNAHRLDNDTLFREALTPDSQFTSILSNAVNKSMATAYKAATTTYEAWTSRGSNPDFKAATVYQISEAGELLPMTQSGEFKFDEMTDQGVTKAVATFGRSFGMTRQALINDDIGILTRVPEAYVRAARRGINKLVYKMLGSNPTIYDGKTLFHAQHNNLASTAGAIGTDTIGEGRKAMRKQKNLGGKETLNISPAFLIVPAALETVAQKFLMSTADPNQANPGVVNIFRNSLNLVVDAELDDYSETAWYLAASPSDIDTIEVTYLNGNDMPILESQVGFDFLGIKWRIYIDYGVTVLDYRGLYKNPGA, translated from the coding sequence ATGCCGGATAAGCCAAAAACGGGAATACAGCAGAATAGAACAATTGAAATGGCTGTTAGAGAGGTCAAAGCAGAAGAAAGGCGAGTCACCGTTTCGTTTTCATCAGAGCAGCCTGTAGACAGATGGTATGGGATAGAAATACTCCAGCATGACGAAGGCAATGTCAATCTTGAACGACTCAACAGCATTGGCGTTGCTTTATTCAATCATAATAGAGATTACGTCATTGGAAGAATAGAAAATGCCAGACTTGCGGCCGATGAAAAACGGGCCTACGCCGATATAGTTTTTGATACCGACCCCGAAGCGGACCTGATATATCAGAAGGTAAAAAACGGGACTCTCAAAGGCGTATCTGTAGGTTATACCGTGGATGTCTGGGAGGAAGTAGCTGCAGGTAAAACATCAAGTAATGGGCGTTTTTTGGGTCCAGCATATGTGGCGACAAAATGGACGCCGCTGGAGATATCTATTGTATCGGTCCCCGCTGACGATACTGTCGGAGTGGGGAGAGAAGTGGAAGAACCAAAACCAATAAAGGAGGAAGAAAAAATTATGGGTGAAGAAAACAGAGATAAAACATTACAGGTTAGTGAACCTGTCGATTTGGAGGCAGAAAGAGAGAAAGTAATCCAGGCTGAAAGACAGCGTGTTTCAGAAATAACTGCTTTATGCAGGGATTTTGAAATTGCTCCCGATGAATATATTAAATCCGGAGCTACAATTGACCAGGTGAGAGCAAAAATCCTTGAAAAACTCAAAGCTGAAAGAAAACCGTCGGCAGCTCCGGTGCCAGATGTACGGATCGAAAAGGAAGAGGCTGATAAATTCAGAGAAGCGGCAACTGATGCAATTCTGCTGAGAAGCGGTATAAAACTTGATAAACCAGCAGATGGTGCAAGAGACCTTAGAGGAATGAAGCTCCGCGACCTGGCTATAGAGTGTCTAATCAGAGCAGGCAGGTCCAACGCACACCGATTGGACAATGATACACTGTTCCGGGAAGCTCTAACTCCCGATAGCCAGTTCACAAGCATCTTATCAAATGCAGTCAACAAATCAATGGCGACTGCTTATAAAGCCGCAACGACCACATATGAGGCATGGACAAGCAGAGGGAGCAATCCGGATTTTAAAGCGGCAACTGTCTATCAAATCTCTGAGGCAGGCGAGCTTTTGCCGATGACACAATCTGGAGAATTTAAGTTTGACGAAATGACAGATCAGGGTGTAACAAAAGCGGTGGCTACCTTTGGGCGTAGCTTTGGCATGACAAGACAGGCCCTCATAAACGATGATATAGGTATACTTACTAGGGTACCTGAGGCATATGTAAGGGCAGCACGACGAGGAATTAATAAGCTTGTATATAAGATGCTTGGAAGCAATCCGACTATTTATGATGGAAAGACATTATTCCATGCGCAACATAATAACCTTGCATCCACAGCTGGGGCAATAGGAACAGATACGATTGGTGAAGGCAGAAAAGCGATGCGTAAACAGAAGAATTTGGGGGGCAAAGAAACACTGAATATAAGTCCGGCGTTTTTAATAGTTCCGGCGGCCCTTGAAACTGTAGCGCAGAAATTTCTGATGTCTACAGCTGACCCGAATCAGGCTAACCCAGGTGTAGTTAATATTTTCAGGAATTCATTAAATCTTGTAGTTGATGCAGAACTTGACGACTATAGTGAGACAGCATGGTATCTAGCCGCTTCTCCCTCAGATATAGACACCATTGAGGTGACATATCTCAACGGGAATGATATGCCGATACTTGAAAGCCAGGTTGGATTTGACTTCCTGGGTATTAAATGGAGAATCTATATTGATTATGGTGTGACGGTTTTAGACTATAGAGGACTATATAAGAATCCTGGCGCATAA
- a CDS encoding phage portal protein, giving the protein MNWLDKAISVFSPAWAYRRVAWRNALRGFYDSGEIDRLNSRWTTINATAEQTDQGQRDIIRARARDLERNSDIAEAIIGAFERNVVGAGIRVQAKVTKDNGEEDDELNQQIENLFNDWCRARNCDVTGQQSFQEMQAMAIRRLIVDGGIIFQKVYTNSGIVPFSLQAREVDELDTSMNSLPRMNGNRIVGGIELDQYNKPVAYWLKQFTPDGFWTGKSERIDAQRIIFLWKKTRPTQIREISPLAKTLPRIRDVNEFVEAVSVKERILACLAVFITKQTPGGLGRNVKVDQQSGYQQRTISPGMIQELQPGESVQAVSPSGQASNAKDFISIQQRLAGSGQGLSYEAISRDMSQVNYSSARQGLLEDQRTYSMWQQFLIEHFCYEVYTEFVISAVLSGKLNIPDFWQNKQKYLKHIWIPPGWSWIDPMKEVSANQVALETGQETLEKICAERGMDWREVLKQRAKEVQMMNELGINIGGGSNAG; this is encoded by the coding sequence TTGAATTGGCTTGACAAAGCGATATCTGTTTTCAGTCCTGCATGGGCATATAGACGTGTAGCTTGGCGAAATGCTCTAAGAGGTTTTTATGATTCCGGCGAAATAGACAGGCTTAATTCCAGATGGACGACCATAAACGCCACAGCTGAGCAGACAGACCAAGGGCAAAGAGATATAATCCGAGCAAGAGCAAGGGATCTCGAGAGAAATTCAGATATTGCAGAAGCAATCATAGGTGCTTTTGAGAGAAATGTTGTTGGTGCCGGAATAAGGGTCCAGGCAAAAGTAACAAAAGATAACGGAGAAGAAGATGATGAGCTAAACCAGCAGATTGAAAATTTATTTAATGATTGGTGCAGGGCAAGAAATTGTGATGTAACTGGTCAACAATCATTTCAGGAAATGCAGGCAATGGCAATAAGGCGCTTAATTGTAGATGGAGGCATCATATTTCAAAAAGTATACACAAATTCGGGTATAGTGCCGTTTAGCCTACAGGCGAGAGAAGTTGACGAACTGGATACATCAATGAATAGTTTGCCTAGAATGAATGGAAACCGTATTGTCGGTGGTATAGAACTGGACCAGTACAATAAACCTGTTGCATATTGGCTAAAACAGTTTACACCTGACGGCTTTTGGACAGGTAAATCTGAAAGAATAGATGCACAGCGCATTATCTTTCTCTGGAAAAAGACGAGGCCGACACAGATTCGAGAAATATCTCCACTTGCAAAGACACTACCACGTATCAGGGATGTAAATGAGTTTGTTGAGGCAGTTTCAGTTAAAGAGAGGATTCTTGCATGCTTAGCAGTTTTTATAACGAAACAGACTCCTGGTGGATTGGGACGGAATGTAAAGGTAGATCAACAAAGTGGATATCAGCAAAGGACTATATCACCGGGGATGATACAAGAATTACAACCAGGAGAGAGTGTTCAGGCGGTCAGTCCTTCCGGTCAGGCGAGCAATGCAAAGGATTTTATAAGCATACAGCAAAGACTTGCTGGTAGCGGGCAAGGGTTAAGCTATGAAGCAATCTCTAGAGATATGAGCCAGGTTAATTATAGTAGTGCAAGACAAGGCTTATTAGAGGACCAAAGGACATATTCAATGTGGCAGCAGTTCTTGATTGAACATTTTTGTTATGAAGTTTATACCGAATTTGTTATATCAGCTGTGTTATCCGGAAAACTAAATATCCCTGACTTCTGGCAGAACAAGCAAAAATATTTGAAACATATATGGATACCACCTGGCTGGAGTTGGATAGATCCCATGAAAGAAGTAAGCGCTAATCAGGTGGCATTAGAAACAGGACAGGAAACACTTGAAAAAATATGTGCAGAACGCGGTATGGATTGGAGAGAGGTATTAAAGCAGAGAGCTAAGGAAGTTCAAATGATGAATGAATTAGGGATAAATATAGGAGGTGGTAGTAATGCCGGATAA